The Primulina eburnea isolate SZY01 chromosome 18, ASM2296580v1, whole genome shotgun sequence genome segment taccgcatatcatccacagaccgacggacagtcagagtggactatccagacactggaagatatgctgagagcagtagtgctagattttggcactaattggcaagattcgttgcctctttgtgagttttcgtacaacaacaactatcagatgagtatcgagatggcaccctttgaagcgttgtacggaaagaagtgtagatctcctctatattgggatgatatctctgaagtgcctgagattggaccagatatgatcagagatatgacagaaaaggtgaagctaattcaaaagaaaatgaaggcagcacaggacagacaggccaaatatgccaatgtgcgacgtagaccattggtatttgaagttGGAGatcgagtattcttgaagatttcacctttcagaggagttgtcagatttggcaagaaagggaaactgtctccacgatacattgggccttatgagattctcgagaagataggagatcgtgcttatcgactcgccttaccgccttcattatctggaatacatgatgtctttcatgtatcgttattgaggaaataccttcctgatgctttaCATGCTAtacagccagacgaggccgaacttgatgaatctctgagttatgttgaaaaaccgatccagattatcgatcgtaaagaaaaacagcttagaacgaagatgattccgttggtaaaagttcaatggactcgtcatggcactgaagaagcaacttgggagactgaatcagatatgagacaagaattcctaGAGTTgtttcgatgatgtaaatttcttatacagttttgtatatactccttattgatacaaATGAAATGCCTGAGATTTCGAGGAAAAAATCGTATCTTAggtggggagaaatgtaatgcctgagattgtATGCCATGTTAAATTAcaattatagatttttaatcgaAACAATTATGAAAGagctaaccgagacacgaaaaGAGATTACGTGTGAAAATTGAAGTGCGAGGACAGTAGAAtcgacgcacatgcgcgagtatatgcgcgcacatgcgcaagaGGTCCAGAGGGGTTGGCGCACATACACGACTGaatccgcgcacatgcgccaaacaggcagaagacctcgcgcatctgcgcggaagatgtcgtgcatatgcgcgaacctATGCAAGCGATGTCCAGAagacatcgcgcatatgcgcggaactaagtcgcgcatatgcgcgagttgccaagatcgagacagtaggtctcgcgcatatgtttatatatatatatatatatatatatatatatatatatatatatatatatatatatataaacatgcgaATTTTCTTCAGAAAAGAAGAAAACGAAGCCGAGGAAGGAAAATAGCTTTTGATTTCAAAATTCGattttacgatcaatccgtccgttagattttaaatctgacttcggtatcgagttcctatcaacataggctacaactggacgtaatttttattacgttttgacatgttttgaaattatgatgttgttagaattgaatacacgtcatatatgttgttctggACATggtagacagcgtagaatcgaagtcagattaagaaagagactaaatatggaattgttatgaatttcagaatgaaattgactgagatgtgatgtcagatttgtacggtggttgattgtaaattattggaattgatatagactatagtattatcagtatcacaaaattgtactgttgtactgtcagaatttgataaaacagagatgttgtgatttgattagaatattgatacagaatattgatattgtcattgccagattgaatagtgacagactttgaatcaagacttcgattATATCAGAGCGAcatcaagaaaggtataaataaatgtggattcgggattgcacaactcgagttaggtttgacttgagtttccctaaatcacatactttattttattgcattgatatttgcagattatcagattgatatgttaatgtattgacttagaacagagtcagagtccgagtctagggcagatcagcctagctagggcagaaccgctgagtctttctcagaaccgataagactctagacttacggtgtatcgaagagccttagatgtagatcgacgtctatctcagacactcgatacagaataccaaagtctaaattagattaggatccctagatttgagataagataagagtaGATCACGaatcattgattcatgtagtcagattagatacatgttttgatgtttgtttatgcttttatatatgtgttatatgattgcatttaatacattgtttatactgggatatttatatctcaccggagttatccggttgttgtcttgttttgtatgtgtgcatgacaacaggtggggcaggatcagggtccggaagatgatgagagatcgagattagagtggtgatcacggacttggatgtagataggtttattacttgattgtaatagttgaacctagttttaAATTAGATGCATGTTATACTGAATTTGtaattattatactggtttgtataatagaatgattccatCACCTTCCGCccttgcattttaaaaagaaaaatttttagaccctgtttatcttaattgataattaaaccccaaagatgattaagaagatgattagcgtccgggtccccacagtacgTTTGTTAATACATCTTAATATTTTATAgttattttgtaattatatcATTGTTTTcccaaattttatattttataggTAAATGACATCGGTCTGCCAAATTTTGTTTGAGAAAATAGGCATTTATTGCCAGAGTATCTGGATTGCTGGATATGTATTCTCTTATTAGCATTTTCCTCCAAGAACTTGGAATTTTTGCGGAAAAAAGTTGCATTGATGTACTTATTCGACTCCTAATTCTCTCTATAtttattgaataaaatattgtgtTCATTCACTAAATAGATGTCATATAATTAAAGATTATATAGAGCttgagtattatttttattctatttatcttGTTTATTAAGATAGTCAAAATCTATGAATTATGTTTTAAATAGTGTAGTCATTCTTCTAGGTATCTTGCTAAGATATTCTCCGACTAGGACTGAATATTTGGTTTATGCCGCAGTCATGTCTCAAACGATTTTGACTGATCTCACATGACTcatttctaaaattttaatgaatctttctttgttgagatcaagtatTCATGTTACCATTCTTACAGTTgatgtccaatcatctatgagatcttaTCTGTTTTTTAAGTCCATTACATCAAGGTTAAGAATAACCTCACAATGATGTATTGGTTCTAAAACACTCTTCCCATAGAGTGATTGGTTcaagaaaatttgatttttttcatCGTATTATCGTTGGGTATAATTCTTCTCCAACTTGGAAATCAATGTGGTTCTCTCCTATGTTTGTGTCACTGCATCCCACACTTTTACTTCTTTATGGTTCTTGACAAATGTTTCTAGGGGTAACTAGAGATTGATCACCCTCACTTGTATCATTTTTAGATCTATGATATTGAGATTTGCAAAAGATAATGCAATATCTTGAAGATCATTGAGACCACCTCTTTATATGATCGTTATTTCATAAGACATTTTGATAATATTGATAATTTTTCTTCATCTATTAGGCTTTCTTCTTTTGATGTAATTAGGATTTTGTACCAAATGATGGTGATAatcatcttctttttttttactAGAACTCGGTGGTTGTTCTAGATTTTGAATTATTGTTTGGATATGTTTTtatgtttcaagaattttttcttgttttcgAGTATTTCTTCAACCTTTCATGGTACATAGTGTAAATGATTGTCATAATTTTGTTGTCTTTTGCATTTCTCTAATATCTCCTTAAAGTCTAGAAGAATCCTGGACTATTTctatgtatatattattttgaatcatattatACCTTAATACTATTATATGTTCTTAGTTGCTTATGATATTTAACATCAATTAAATCTCTTTTTTTACATATTCTGAAATATTGaagtaaaatttgaaatttaaaaaatctcGAATGTATATTCGGATTTATAATTTAAGATATATTATCGGACAAATACGTTACACACCATGTAACGCttcagatttgacgactgtcctcactgtaccaagacaggtctttccaacgtgcttatgttctcactcacacgcaccctatgAAACtttccaggaggtcacccatcccaaaattgtcccaagtcaagcacgcttaactttggagttcttatgtgatgagctaccgaaaagaagatgcaccttcatgatatgagtagtaccaatcaaatattttgagccctcttcaactgtacagtccattacattgaacagtctcggaatccctctcattcccttgtgggtcggttcatttatgttccctccacctagaagtctgccaggagccgctcattgtccgtgcaactgatggcaccgacgatcaccccccgctCTCTTCggtcccgggcctcacatgcacccaccagcttccgcttggttcgtccccgaaccacaccgtactaagagaggtcggctctgataccacttgtaacgtcccagatttaacgattgtcctcactgtaccaagacgggtTTTTCCAGCGtgtttatgtcctcactcacacgcaccctaagaaacttcccaggaggtcacccatcccaaaattgccccaagtcaagcacgattaactttgaagttcttatgtgatgagctaccgaaaagaagatgcaccttcgtgatatgagtagtaccaatcaaatcttttaagtcatcttcaactgtacagtccattacattgaacagtctcggaatccctctcattcccgtgtgggtcggttcattcatgttccctccacctagaagtctgtcaggagccgctcattgtccgtgcaactgatggaaCCGGcaatcaccccccgccctcttcggccccgggcctcacatgcccaccagcttccgcttggttcgtccccgaaccacaccgtactaagagaggtcggctctgataccacttgtaacgccccaaatttgacgactgtcctcactgtaccaagacgagtctttccagcgtgcttatgtcctcactcacacgcaccctaggaaacttcccaggaggtcacccatcccaaaattgtctcaagtcaagcacgcttaactttggagttcttatgtgatgagctaccgaaaagaagatgcactttcgtgatatgagtagtaccaatcaaatcttttaagtcatcttcaactgtacagtccattacattgaacagtctcggaatccctctcattaccgtgtgggtcggttcattcatgttccctccacctagaagcctgccaggagccgttCATTGTCCGTGAAACTgatggcaccgacgatcaccccccgccctcttcgaccTCGGGCCTCACACACCAACAATAATATAATATGTCTGAAATATTCAATCTATTTTATGATAACATTTGCACGTCCCTTTTAAGTAATTTTATCAACAATGGCTACTTGGGggctttttgaaaatatttaagctTGAATGACCAAATTAGACATAATTTGCAAGATTAAAGACTAATTTggataatatgaatcaaatcgGAACTTGTGCTAAATATTAGAGTTTTCCCAATAAATAAAACATGTGAAATAGAACAATGAAGATGGTAGAAAATATAgccaaaaataaattaaaattaaatatggaacttagttattattattaaatcataaatgccTTATCATGTTGTTTAAAGGCAGCAACTTTGTCGGTAGGAaacttaataattattatttttcctgTTTATTACATATAATTCTACCTCTTAGAATTTTATATGATAGTTTTACTTGTTCGCACATGTTATTTTTCAATGTTAGATAGATAAATATTTGTGTTAACGTAATAGTCTACAAACCACACTAGTTAGATCAACAGTATTGTGTATATCATATGCAATATATGAGAAATCGAACTCCTTATTATTGACCAAACGTTCACATACTCTATCATTTGATAATCTCTTTTCGTTCACTGAGACATCAATTGCCACATTTTATGCATATATACTTCTATATTTATTTGGCAAGTTGAAAATTGGGAATCATTGATAGTCTAATTAAGCAAgaatatgagaccgtctcacgaattttaatatgtgagacgggtcaaccctatctaTATTAACAAagaaaagtaatactcttagcatcaaaagcaatactttttcatggatgaccctaataagatatccgtctcacaaatatgatccgtgagaccgtctcacacaaatttttgtcattaaaGCGACAGTAGACCAGATAAAAAGAAAAACTTAAAAGTCCCAATCACACCATCACTTCGATGTCCTActcgttttttttttcctcGTTGTTTGTACTTTATATCATTATCAAAACATTAACttaatttatttgattatgACTTGGAAACTAATGTGCTCCTTGCTATGGAATGGAAGTGGCGACAttgttttttataattattattgtaagaaaTTAAAGAAATATAAATGGGTTTACGAGTCGTTTATAAGGGCCGATCTGATCTGATCTGATCTGACCCGATCGAataaaatgaatttgttggagaGAGTGATTATTTCTCCATATGATAATTTATCAACTCCCATCTTTATCTAGATAACTAACAATGAGATTAACAAAATATTGAAGAATTTGGACTGTGCAAATCAATTGTTTTCCGTTCGTGATTGCTGTTGAAATGTTGTAAAAATATTAGTTTCGCGGGAAAGAAGGTTGGTAATTCTACTACAAAAAAATCCTAAATTGAATAATGTTTTTATttggggcaaaaacttgtgtgagacggtctcacggataatATTTGTGaaacgaatatcttatttgggccatccatgaaaaaatattattttttatgctaagagtattacttttattgtgaatatgagtaaggttgacccgtctcaaagATTAAGATcagtgagacgatctcacatgagacccacttttTATTTGGAGTGTGAAAatcaatttaaatgtttttttataaaCTACTTTTGTTTTAACAGTCGATAAgtctaaagaaaaaaaaaggtaaattaaaagtaaaaaaaaatcttaataaattgccaaaattttaaaaagcaATATCTGCGTGAAATTAATATAATCTCGATTAGACtattgatcatgtcaaaatatTTCTCTATTCTTCAAGTATAAATATCGAGTAGTTTCAAgaactatatatataaataagaaTAATTTCATATATAAATCCAAATGGGCAACAATAGCATGAATTCAATCTTTTGGGGTTATTCTGCAATTTTGATACTTTTGTTGGGTGGATTTGAGACTGGTGTTGAAGGATGGTGGGTTTTATGTGTAACAAACTGTGAATTAGAGTGTATAGTTAGTCGAAAACCCATGTGTGAATCCGAATGCATAAAACATTGCCGACCCCCGCAAATCTCAGCAGCTCATTTCCAATGCACAAATGATTGTGCAAATGCTCGCTGCAAAAAATTAGCATCAGGTAAACGATAAGTTTTTTCACATCTGTTACTAATATTTAAAACGGGTCGAGAGTTTGTGCTTTAACGTGGATTCAAATCTACGTATTTTTCTGTTGACAGAATTTTAtgtcactaaatcagatgtcgACCACGTCTGAAATTTTCGTGTTGATTGTTTGTTGATTtcctaatttgttttttttttacaggtGATGGAAAGCTTGAAGGATGCGTGGATCTGTGCTCCCAAGAGTGCATCAAGTTGAATGCATAGTCTTTCCTATTTTGAACTAAATAGTAAAATAATAATACAGCATCAGATGTAGTGTGTGTTCTTGTTTTATATGTTATGAAATCTGAATGCATAAATGAGTCCTTTATGTAAACTACCATCAAATGATTCATTTGGTTATGCATTATTCTGTtccttatttttattattacttttaacttatatatatatatatatatatatatatatatatatatatatatatatatatatatatatatatatgagttttGATATGTggcacacctaccgtgcacacttatgtgagcaccgatgaggtgtcactcatccattggatgcgcaatttttctatatttcatcacatccaatgggtgagtgacacctcatcggtacTCACATAGGTGTGCACGATAGGTGTGTAGCATATCaaaactctatatatatatatatatatatatatatatatatatatataatttacagTGTTGTCCACTTACAATATCATGTGTCTATCGTTGAGGTGACACTCATTTAGTGGATGTTAGATCGTATCAAAATTATACATCTATTATGTCTATTATGGAAGATTTCATCCTACCTTGTGAGGCACTGCCTCATGAAAAGATCAAAGGCTCAGATTTATACACACATACATGGGGTCCACCAATTTCTGTATGGGGTCCACtaatttctttaaaatcaaTGGTCCAGATCCTGTGTGGGCAGTGTCGAACCTACCATTACGGAGGTGACACTCATTTAGTAGATGTCGAAGCATATCAAAATTATACATCTATTAGGTGAATGTTATCTCACTGCACATAGGAGGACACGGTTTTatgaataatatataaaatctgATACACCTATGTGTATATATagaaagatttaaaaaaaataaaagagagGGTGTCTTTATGCGAgtaaaaaaaagacaaaaacttgtgtgagacggtctaacgggtcgtattttgtgagacatagctcttatttggatcattcatgaaaaaatattattttttatactaagagtattactttttattgtgaatatcggtagtgttgacccgtctcacaaataaatatcTACTAAAAAAAGCCAGCCAAAATCtgtcaattttaattttttttaaaaaaaactttacTGTGCCAATTAAAAAGAGATTTCTAGTTCTAAATGTGGATAATAACAATTCTAATAATTGTTCGGTGACGCAATTAATTCGATTGCACTTTATTGGTTGAACCATAAATTTGTTCTGTTCTTTATATATTGTGGTTGATTTCATTGATCAGAAATCTgtgcaaaaaatatttttgttaaagAACAACAAGATTACGTCTTCCttctttgaagaaaaactaTTTACTTATGCAGAATAACTTATCAAAAGCGATTTTAATCCAAAAGTTTTTGTGTCCAAACACACTCTATGTATACATGttaattcaagaagttgagaaTAAAATTAGGAAGAAATTATATAATACAAAAATTGTTATGAAATCATTACTTTGGATATGTAATTTTGATCATATTGTTTGGTGGATATGAAATTAGTGGTGAAAAGAAAGTAGTCACTCAAATGCAGAGTTACATGCACTAAGAAGTGCATCAGTAGTTGGTGGAGAGGCGGCTGTATTGAACACTtggaaaaacttgtgtgagacggtctcacgggtcgtattttgtgagacatatatcttatttgccatgaaaaaatattactttttatgcaaagagttactttttatcgtgaatatcggtagTTGACTCGTCTTACAGATAAACCGTCTCACGAGAGAGCTACTCATTGACAAATGCCTACAAAATTGCAAACGTGATCCTGTGATCACAGAAGCTGTTTTTCAATGCGCAGTGGATTGTGCAGTTGCCATCGAATTTGACccctaaatttttatttaaattatgtttttttGGTTATatagaaaataataaatcatttttaaatgtgaAGTAAAGTCAGCaattatatgtatgtgtgtgtgttgaaTGTCTAAAATGCTTAGAGTagttctcttgtgagacggtttcatgaatctttatctgtgagatggatcaaccctaccgatattcacaataaaaagtaatattttttcatggatgacccaaataagagatatgtctcacaaaatacgactcgtgagatcgtctcacacaattttttgccaaatgCTTATTGTTTTCCATAAGAACCGGAGTTGCGCTGCAAAGAATGTATCAACAAGAAAAAGTTTTCCTTGTTTTTATGAAATAATAATCTGACATAATATTTGTGTGCCTTTTATGTCGTGAAAATAAAGAGATACCAGAAGATATCAAATAATGCAATTTTGGGTTGGGTATGTATCATCCTCCTACTTGTGTAATACATCATCTATATGCCTAATAATCATTTTATACTTTTAAATGTATCtgcaaattgaatttttttaatttttaattttcgcGGAACGCTTTTTGCCTCCCAAATCTCAATCTCAATCTCAAAGTTTCCTGACAAAATAAGATGTATGTAAAAGCAAGATTTAGTGGAACTACAGATTGTGTAGTAAACATTAATGTCTCCAGAATCACACAAACATAACtcaaaatacagtacataactaTGCCGAATGTTTAGGTCTAcataggatgaacaaaaacaaaaaagataGAGCCGACAAATTACATAGGGGATTGTTGGCAAGTTGACAGATGCTCCAACGACAAACTACCCTCCTCGACTTGTTTGGAGAGAGATCAAGCACAGAAACTTACACGTTGAATGTTCCTCTGAGATGGTGCACATGATATCGTTACTCATCTGATGCCTAGGGAGAATTTTCCGGGGTTTTTAGAACAACAGGTGCCATATCCTTAAGCGATGCGATAGCCGCTCGGAAGTTTTCAACTGTGGAAGAATCCTTAAACTTCAAGGCAATTGTAGAAAGACCGTCTTTGGATTCAGCAGCACTATTCACACAGGCAAAAGTGACGCCTCTCTTGTCCATATTTGTCATCTTCAAGTCTGGATAGAGACTGGCGTTCAAGATCAATCGATAGTGCCCCTTAGCCCTCATGATGAGTCTAGCTTTACCTGTTCCTGATGTGGAAACATTGACCTTGAGTTCTCCTTTGCCACGCTCTTTCCATGCTGCAGCGACATACTCAAAGAGCACGGAATCAGCTGTGAAAACAGCCTCCTCATTCTCTTCTCCTGTTTCCACAGTGACCTCCTGCATGGAGGGAAATTTGCTGGTTTCACTCTTACTGGAAGTATTTGCGGCCGAAGTACCAAAAATTGGAGAATTTCCATTGTTAGCAAGACCAAAACTGAATGAAGGCTGGTCGTTTTTCAGGCCAAAAAGGGAACCACTGGAGCCTGGAGGAGTCCCATCTTTAGGAACTGATCCGAATGAGAACAAAGTACTAGAAAACCCTGTCCCCGCAAGTCCAGAGAAAGCATTTTGTCCACTCGAAAGTGGTTTAAATGAGCTGAAAGAGGCAGTTACAACAGTCTTCCCAGCAGTTTCCTTCACACTATCTTCCTTATCATTTCTCTTGTCTTCTGCATTCTTCCTGGCATCATTCTCACTATTATCAGATTCTCCAGAGGTTTTGGCTGCATCCTCAAAAGTTTCATGTTCTGCCACCTTATCTACCGTAGTCTTGGCAATGTTTTGCTTCCAGATATCATCGGAGTTATCCTTCTCATTTGGTTCGGTTTTTGAGTCACTAAACTTGCTTTCAGATTGCTTATCATTGTTATCGATATCAGATTTCTCCTTTTCTGCAAAAGAGTCTTCCTTTGACTCAACCACTTCATTTTCAAATTTGCCACCAGTTTCATCATTTTGCACTGTTTCCTTACTTGCAACACTTTGTTCCACCTCCACTGCATGATCAGAAGAAGCTGGAGGCACCAATCGGATTGCAGCAAATGGGTTAGTACTAGGAGCTGGGGCAGGGACAGGGGCAGATGGGGTTGATGATGTTTGCTGGCGACGGACTTTAACAATCCTTCTAGTGGCAAGAACCTCATCACTCGCCCTTTTAAAAGTCCCGTTCTCTGGTTCAGATGTTTCATCATCGTCAAGGCCAGGATTATCTCGAGATAACTGTGCTCCAGCAGCCCTCTTTTTTGAAGGCTGAAAGTTGTTTTCTGCATCCTCCATGGCAGCTTAAAGTAATCAATCTCAGGACACGGGAAATTTTTTCCCTGCATCCAACCACAACAAAATTCAATGAAACTTAGATCACCGCACAAAAATAACTAGGAACTAGATAATAATTAGTCTAACCCCCTCAACTTGGCAAAGAGCCACGGATAAAGACATGAGAATGTGCCCCAACAGGAAACTATTATTTTATAGGCTCACTCAAATTAGCGAGAGATCCAAAAGGAGAAAATGGTTCTAGAATGAAtgtaagaaaaaataaataaggatTCAAATCCTACACTACAAAAGAAAAATCCATTGTGATGTAACAAAcggaaatataaataatttgtaCTGCTACTGCATCCAAAATGGTAACCAAATTCGGAAAGCCAGAAAAAAAGGTTACTATAAATTTATgcaaaaaaaacaaaatgtaTTCAAAACCAGTTCAAGGTTCA includes the following:
- the LOC140819493 gene encoding nuclear pore complex protein NUP50B-like, whose amino-acid sequence is MEDAENNFQPSKKRAAGAQLSRDNPGLDDDETSEPENGTFKRASDEVLATRRIVKVRRQQTSSTPSAPVPAPAPSTNPFAAIRLVPPASSDHAVEVEQSVASKETVQNDETGGKFENEVVESKEDSFAEKEKSDIDNNDKQSESKFSDSKTEPNEKDNSDDIWKQNIAKTTVDKVAEHETFEDAAKTSGESDNSENDARKNAEDKRNDKEDSVKETAGKTVVTASFSSFKPLSSGQNAFSGLAGTGFSSTLFSFGSVPKDGTPPGSSGSLFGLKNDQPSFSFGLANNGNSPIFGTSAANTSSKSETSKFPSMQEVTVETGEENEEAVFTADSVLFEYVAAAWKERGKGELKVNVSTSGTGKARLIMRAKGHYRLILNASLYPDLKMTNMDKRGVTFACVNSAAESKDGLSTIALKFKDSSTVENFRAAIASLKDMAPVVLKTPENSP